The segment TTTTAGGTTGCTGTAGCAGTGACCATTTAGATTGAAAGGGAGAAGGTGATCCTTGGCTATTGCTATAGACCAGTAAATCTTTTTTGCGGATAGTCTACAGGGAGATGTCAAGTCGAGTATGGTAAACAAACTTGAAGTCTGAGAGCATCTGTCATAATTGTAATGGTTTGAAGTGCTGCTGGGAAGACTTAGAATTGCAACATGACTGAACTGAGTGCAAGTCTGTAGTAGAAAATGGAAAGACAGAAGAAGCTGCAGTCAAGTCATTTCTGTGTAAAAGCTCAACATAAGTTACAGAAGCTGACTAAGACACAGAAGCTTTTAAGGAATGTAAAGGAATCTAAGCAGgagaattattttttataaagcCAGGAAAAGTAAAATAGACTGAAAAAATCCTACAGTAAATAGCAAAATGTCAAAGGCAGCAAGACTGTGTATATATGAAATAATCAGGGGTCTTGGGGTTATTGGTGTTAGGTGGAGCAGTGACTAGTGCACTAGCCACTTAACTTTAGAGAGCTGGGTTGACTTTCACCTAAATCCAAACAGAATTTTAGTTTTGATCTGATAATCCCATATGTGCACATCAGAAACCCTCTGGGGACATTGCAGGTCACGAATAAGATGTGAGAGTTGCAGGCGCTGCATCTTTCCATGCTTGGTCTGCTCAAGTACATTTGTGAACATAGAACAATTTTTAACGGGTTTGGTAGTTTCTATCCAGTTCCCTTAAGGACAGTGTGGGCTTAACTCAAGGAATGAGGTAATTATAGAGTGATTAGCTACCATGCATTTGTAGAAGAACAGGGTGGAGATATGTCCAAGTCAGAGATCAGTTTTCCAGGGACAGCAGAAGTAGAGTTATGGTGTACTGAATACCAGATATGGTTATTAAGAGGTTAGATGTACTGATTGCAGATGATATGCATTCGTGCATCTGACAAGAAATAAGCAAGGAAATGGCGAACTTTAACAAACATTGAGTTCACTACCGTCAtgtgagattccagaggactatAAACCAATGAACTAACAATAACAGCTTTGGAAATGCCATATTGGAATAAACCAACAGCCCACCTAGTTGGGTgtcctgtctttgacagtggcaAGTTTTGGATGCTAGAGGAAGGTGTTACATACAGCCTGGAGATTAACTGTATGATACAAAACCAGCAATtagagggagattttttttcctgatctcAGGTGGTGATCCGCTtatatcctgaagcatgagatctgCTTCTGCTAGTAATATAAAACAGACTACTGTAACTGCAGATGCTATTGATAAATCTCTAATCCCTTTCTAAAAAATGTATTAAGCTTTCTGACTCAATAGTATCCTGTAGCAGCAAGTTCCACATGCTAATTCTAAAATGTTTCCTCCTTTTTTAGGAGCAGCCTTGGAAGAGATGTAGTGGGTTGATTTAAGGATATCATTGTTTAAACAACCAGCCCTGGAGTTTTGTGAAGATTTACTACTGTTGTGTAATGATTCAATAATAATGTACTTACAGCTTAAGATTTTACAAAGTTTTGTAGAAAAGATCAGGGTAATGTTTATAATGCATTGATGCAGCTATATAAACTGTAGGATTCTCATTCTTTTATTTGAATTTCTTATGATTCAGCTCCAGAATTTAAGCTTTTGTACATTTAAAGTCTCTAGTTTTGTGGTTGAAAGGTAACCTTTGAAGGGTGAACTGACCCAATAATCTTTATCTGCAGACAGTTTGAAATAATAATTTGGAGGTGTGAGtagccccattcatctcaataggACATTAAATCGGAAAACCAGTGATGCTTTAAACATCAACAGCTATTTGATGACTGTTCTTCTTAGGAAAAACACCACATTACTATGCTTCTCCATTGTTGGATGTTGTGGCAGCTATTGAGTTGCTGGGGGTAGCTAGTTGTCTATTTGTGGGGATGGGGAATGAGGATTTCATTCCTCCCTCCTTCAAACTTAAAATGGCCTCCATCCTACCCAAAatagggaggggggaaaaaggagatGCATCTGCTCCTTGGTTTCAAAAGCCTCAACTGCCTCTTAATTGTCAAAAACACAAAACTGACTTCCATTCCTTCCCGGGTGCCAAAAGCCCCGTCTGTCTCCTACCCATCTGCCAAAGCCAACAACGTCCCCCAGGCAATTTCTATAAAGCAGTTATGTGTGTTTAGTGCAGCACATGAAAAACTGAAAGTATGGCCACAGTGTAAATCAATATACAAATGAAATTGTATAGTCACACTACTGTGTTGCACTTGCGCTGCATCAGTTATGTCTAACGTACCACTTAAGACACAAGGCCTTGGATAAGATTCATGGATAGTGTAAAGCAGGTGATAAGcttaaaaaaggggggggggggaggggattaaTATCCGAAAATAAAGGTGGTCATAGATTAAACCATCAGGTTAGTCAAATGTTGAGTGAGATCTCAGACAATGAAGAAAATTGCAGTTTAGCATAGACAAATGTAACGTTGGAGAGGGGGGTGAGAAATGGATCAACCTAAAGAACATCTGTTATATGAAAGAGTATTCCAGTTCAGAATCAAGAAGAGGATTTAGGTGTAAAGTATCTGTCTATTGCTCAGCACCAGCAAAACCAAACCAGATACAGGACTAGATTTGTGAGCTGGATGAGAGAGCACAAAACAGGAGGTGCTGTGCCTACATAAATTAGGACCCAATCTGGAGCAGAGCTTGTCGTACAAGTCACTGTTTCACATGGAAGAATATTTTTGATGTGGACTGGAGCCCCTGAGGATAAAGATGTTATGTAGTCTAAAGAATCTGAATTATAAAGGAAACTTCATATTTTTTCTAGTTGAGGAAAAGATGAATTGGCCTAACAGGCTTCAAAATCATAAAAGAATTGGTTgagagaactggttaaagggttTAAAAGTACAGCACAATCTAGAAAAAACAGTCTGGGATTGAATATTCTTGGTCTAAGCTATTTCATGCCAATGGAATTGAACATGTAGTATATGCTTCTGAAAAAGCAATGCAAGAAAATTATGATATGCCTGGGTTTCTTTCTGGAGAACGTAAGAGTAGAGATGAGAACACGTAGATAGGCAGACAGGTTTGCATGGTGACCTTCCATACTTCTGAATTGTGGTGATCCTATCCTAAAAAGTTGCTCAACACTTAGTTGCTGCCAGCACCACTACCTGATGATGTGAAACAGGGACCAAGACAGCAGTTAGTGGGGAAAAGCGTAGCTGAAAAGCCTTCTAGAGATAGCAGTACTTTACACTTCAGTGAGTGAGAAGCACTGACTGTGTTGCAGAGGTCTGGTATCATTAACTCTAGTCCTACAGATGAGGAGACTGAAGTAGcgatgttaagtgacttgctcaagctgttacagtaagtcagtggcagagatgaaaaaataaatcagaactaATCTGAAATGTAGTCCAGTTGGTCTTGCTCAGTGTCACAGTGCACAGATGGATTGGGGTGTCTTCTGTCTGGGGAAGGATTAATTCAGCAAAGGGAGAACTAGATTCAAAGTGTTGGTCGCAGCTGTCATCTCTGAAGACCAGAGGGAGGAAGAGCCCTTGTGGAAATGCTGATAATGAGATTGGTCTCTGGAAATCTTGAAGCATATTTCTAAGGGAAGTGCCTCAGTTTGGCTGCTATGAACTTCCACATTTGCATTGGTAAAAGCTAATCCTAGTCAGACAcaagaaaaggaggaggggaacGACAGGTAAACGTGCAAAGTGCACCTAGTAATATAATTCTTGGAGTGGTTCCACaaagaaaaccatttaaaaaaaaaaataccaaaccaGTGAGAGGGATCAGTGTTAATTGTCTCAATGATTTACAGAGCAAATTTGCTCAATTCAAAAGCAAAAGGTTTCTTTctgaagcgccagccctgcaaactcaactgGGATCTGAATGTTAAGCTGAACATAAAGGTTTTCCTTCATGCGTATCATTGTACTAAAGATTTTACAGGCCACAAAAGGTGTCTTCATTGGTGCCTGCACTGCtccattttttttacagtgtttgCACAGGTGAAACAAGTTGGAACTTAGTGAACAATTCTAACGCACAAAAAGAAACTGAATCCATCTTCTTTTCTTAGCTGTGTTGGTTCTGCAGGTCTAACTAGCTTTGACTGCATTTCACTTATTTTTAATCACTAAAGGTAGCAGATATGACTCTGAATGCACATAtggagcagatctgttgagtagGAAGGTGCCATCAGTACATAGttgcttttcagagtagaatgggactttaaaacaaaaggaataacTGGGGGCTAAATAGCAAAACAGTTAAATCTCTGAATAGTTTATATCTGGAGATCTGATCACAGATGAGACTTGTTCACATGTTAGTCCCTAATGAGCATTTTTCACATCTCAAAACTACAGCACAATTTGGCATGATTTAATGATCTTTGCTGGAAGGCCTATGGCTGGAATAGTGAGTGCTGTTGCTAGAGAGGAACTGGAGGCACTTAATAATGTAGCAGAAAGGGAGGGGAGCTTGCAAAACTCCTTTCCTGACTGCAACCATTGATCAGTCTTTAATTTGTGCAGGAACCAAGATTCCCATGAAATAGGCAATGGAGGATGGATTGCAAGTGCCTGCTCCCACAGCTGGAAGATCATGCTTATCCTTGTTTGGGTCCCAGGCAGCCCGAACAGGACCTGTAGGAGCAGGTTTATCAATATAGGGGCTCTGAAACTTGTTCATATGGGCCAGCTGAGCAAAGAACTGTGCATGTTGAGGGGCAGAGCGTGAGCTGACAGTTGCACATTAAATGACTCCCAGTGGGGCGAGGGGGATAGAGACTTGTTTGTTCAGGTTTGGGGATTTATATCTGAATGCTCTAGAGGCTCATTCCAAAGAAAGGTGTTAGGATAAGGCCAAGCAGCCAGAAGTTTGAACTAGCATCTGTGTCCTTTTCCCATCCCATAGGTATTACAGAGGGACGCATGGGGTCATTGTTGTCTATGATGTCACCAGTGCAGAATCCTTTGTGAATGTAAAGCGGTGGTTACATGAAATTAACCAAAACTGCGATGATGTCTGCCGGATACTGGGTAAGCTCctactctgctgctgcttgttctgGGAAGCCTTTGCTATGGCCGCCTGGCCAGTGTAGGAGGTGTAGCACtgaccttttttcctttttagtggGAAATAAGAATGATGACCCAGAGCGGAAGGTGGTGGAGACGGAAGATGCCTATAAATTTGCCGGGCAGATGGGGATCCAATTGTTTGAGACCAGCGCCAAAGAAAACATTAATGTGGAAGAGGTAATACCCTGAAGGGAATAGGAATATGGCGACTTTTCAGAAGTAACGAGCTAGAAATGGCAAAATACTGCATCTGTTAAAGGAGATGCAAATTTTACTGTTAGGAGGCCACATATCAACAAAAGTAGGAGGGGTTTTCATTGCTATTAGCATTTATTGTGCCTCCGTATATGCAAACTGCAGATGACCAGTTGcagtgagaaggagagagagagggtcaGGTGGAGAGGTTCTGCAGATAAGGTGACTTTTCAGTGCAATAAAGGCTAAAGCTGGATGGCgaaattaataaaaatgcatCAGCCTTTTAGATCTTTTTCCCAAGAGATCTTTTTTCACTGGAAGTGCCAGCCTCAGTGGAAGGGAATGCTAGAGCCTGAGTTGTTGGCCTTGATGGGGCTGTGGGCAAGTGAGGGTTATGCTAAACCCTGACTTGCTGTTCTTGGTGGCACTGCTGGGCTAGACCCTCACTCACAAGTtttagtgggggagggaagggtggggctggaggatgCTGGTCCCCAATTCACTGGCCTTTGGAGGGGTTGTGAGAGAATATGCTGAAATCTGACTTGCTGGTCATAGTGGCATCATGGGCTGCTTTTGGTGTTTCATCTACTTCTCTGGAGGGTAGCCCCTCAGCAGGCAGTCTGCACTCCCAGATGGTCTGAACTGCATTGTGTTTCTCTTGCAGATGTTTAATTGCATTACAGAGCTGGTTCTGCgagcaaagaaagaaaacttagcaaagcagcaacagcaacaacagaATGATGTGGTGAAGCTAACTAAGAACAGTAAAAGGAAGAAGCGGTGCTGCTAATGCCATTTCCCTGTTGCAGAGACTCTGCTCTGACAGATCAGCCCCTCCTAGACTTGGGCTACTTCACTGGGGCAGGCTTTGGGAGGACTTCCTCAGTTTTGTGCCgttatttaaagatttttctcCATGTTTTCTATCAAGAGGCGCTGGCACCTTACCATGTTAGTGCCAAGAAAGTATCGGATGGACTCTTGCCCCTTCTCTCGTCCCCTGCTCATTCCAGTGCGCCTTGTAGACAAGAAAGGACGTTGCCTACCAAGTCGACTGATTAACCCAAGAGTTTGTACATAATGTATATTGCTTTAACCATCTGCACCTCCCTCTTGTCACTTTGGCTTATGCCTTCTTAATGTCAGCCAATCATGAACTGCAGttatctttttaaagatagaataCAAAGTTCTTAACTCAAGTAGGCTTCAGGCTGGCAGCGATTGCTGCTGGGGCCTTGGGCTTCATTTTGTTtgggctccaggctggcaactggTGCCCCTGGGGCCTTTGGCTTCACTCTGAGTTCCAGACTGTTACTGGGGCTTCAGCTTCATTTTTCTAGGTTCTGGggttgctgctggagcctggggttTCACGTTACCAGCCCTGGGCTAGCGGCTGGTGCTGGGTTTCACTTTGCCATACTCCAGGTTTGTGGCAAGGGCCTTGGTTTTATGTTTGCTTTGTGGTGCAACCCAGCTGTACCTGTGCTCTTTAGTTTGTAtcaagatatttaaaaacaatgggatttatttggatttaaactttaaaaaaaaaacaaaatgaaactaaaCTCCAGTGACTTCTGCTTCTGGGTCTGCTGGTTGTTCCAGGCGAGGGTCCAGACACTTGTTGAGAGCAACAAAACAGTGTGAATCTGCCAAAAAAAAGCCGCTCATGTTGCCCTGTCCACAAGTAGATCTGAATTCAAATGTGAATGCTGGTGGCCAAGCATTGCTTCAAGAGAGATGGAACATGTGGAAGTGAATCCAGCTCTTTTGGTTGGTGTCTGGATCCAACAGTTGCTGCAGGATCATTCCCAGGAGTCTCCTGCCAGAGGAGGACTGCTTTCTCGAATGTAAAGAAATGGAAAGCTATTGCTTGCATTATGTGGTGATGGTTGTGGATAGGGGTTTTCTTTGGTAATGTACTCTGGTCTCACTGTGCTGAACAGACAGCATTCCTCTGGCCTTCATTGGCTTTTGTGGGAAAATAAGGGCTCAGTTCATCAGTCCCTGAATAGATATGCTCAGAGGCTGAGACTGTCATGGCAGGTGCAGGATGTCTTTGGGTTGCTAACATGTGTTCATCAACTGATTCTCTATGTAAAAAGGAAATTCTCTTGAAATACTGactggaaaggggtgggggtggggtgttggcTTCTGGCTTCATACTTGACCTTGAAGATGACACAGCACTCAGGTGTCAGCAGATGGTCCTCCGGAATCACTGGCCTTAGGTTTGGTAGGGCATGTCCCACTGACATCCATGAGCTTGGAATAATCCCAATCACACCCAGGAAAGGCTAAATTGAAATCACTTATTTATTTTGCCGGCCTTTTTAGATTCTTATGGTTCGTGGTAAAAGCCCTGATCATACAATCACATCACAGATCAGTCTgactttaaagattttttttcatgcaaACCATGAATGTGTGACAAGTTTTTAACCAGTGCAAGTGTTGGGAGTGTATAGCAGCTGCCTTTTCCCATCTCCCATCTCTCTTCTGCACATATCTATCCATGTTTCAATGGTAACTCAAGAGTAAAAATGAGCTGGGGATATTGGGATGATACTGCTAGAGTGAGCACTGCATGAATGACAAGATGTGCATTGGTTGCTTCTGCAGGTGGTAGCAAAAATTACACCAGGCATCCACCCTATGTGTTTCCAATGTGGAATATAGCATATGTACCAGGAAGTAGCTCTGTCAACCTTCTCTATCCCTTCCTATTGAAATGAAGCTGGCTTGTGCCACAGTTCCCACTCTGTGGGCCCGACTTGAATTACATTGATGGGGCTCGTGTGCTGAAGAGTTGTAGGGTAGGGGTAAAGGGTATAGGCAAAAGTAAAGGGGAAAACTGAATTTGTTGGAACTGATGTAATAAAGTGAGGAAATGGTGCACCTGATCTGGAGTGTTTTGATGTGGAAAGGTTAGTTCTCATTCAGTCCAGGTCTTTGTGGTGGCAGGTGTGAGCTTTGCCAATCCAGCAGTCCAATTTCCTGGCttgaagtgggatttttttttagtgcTGCCTCTACTGGCTGTAGAGGAGCAGCTGTctacctgctgctgccactgagtATTAGTATTGGGGTATAGGGACTGCATCTCTAGTGGTGCTGATGTGAAGTTTCCTAATGTTAAGCGATGGAATGTCTAACTGGTTTGCTAGGATTATTTCTGTATTGACAGTTTCTAATtatgctttttaaataattttaaaaaactaaaaataaaggtTACAAGATGCCACATCTTCCTTTTGAAGGTCTGTTTCCTCTGCTGTCCAGCACCTGGAGCTGGGTTCTCCCCCGCCTTGCCTCCATCCTCTCGTTATATGTGCTGCTTTTGGGGGGGAGGTGTTTTGGAAGGAGCAATGGCTGTCTTCAGTCATCTTGCTGCCCTGGGATTTTTCGCTCTGTTTAGTGGAGCTGTGTATTAAATCTTTCTTTATGGGTTGAAAATTGATGATTTGCACTTTATTCCTTCATTCCTGTCCCAAGGGAAAGCTTTGGAGACTTCATTTACAATTACACAGGATAGAGTTGGAACTCCAGCAGAGTCTGGAGCTCTTTGTTAGAGGCAGGAGAGGACAAATACTAATTAATAAAATAAGAGGCTGATTTCCCACACCCCCCGCACTGCAataagacagttactcacctttgtaactgttgttcttcaagatgtgttgctcatatccattccagttaggtgcgcgcgcgccgcgtgcacgttcgttggaagatttttaccctagcaacactcggtgggttgactgggcgccccctggagtggtggcACCGGATgcatacccctgccaacccaaccgcacctcagttccttcttgctggctactccaacagtggggaaggagggtgggtttggaatggatatgagcaacacatctcgaagaacaacagttacaaaggtgagtaactgtcttttcttctttgagtgcttgctcatattcattccagttaggtgattcccaagccttacctaggtggtggggtcagagcgagatgtggcagaatgcaaaactgctgagccaaaggctgcatcatctcttgactgttgaaccagagcacaatgtgaagcaaaggtgtggaccgaggaccaggtagctgtgcgacatatctcctggataggtacacgagccaggaaggcagcagatgaagcc is part of the Chelonoidis abingdonii isolate Lonesome George chromosome 22, CheloAbing_2.0, whole genome shotgun sequence genome and harbors:
- the RAB35 gene encoding ras-related protein Rab-35 — translated: MARDYDHLFKLLIIGDSGVGKSSLLLRFADNTFSGSYITTIGVDFKIRTVEINGEKVKLQIWDTAGQERFRTITSTYYRGTHGVIVVYDVTSAESFVNVKRWLHEINQNCDDVCRILVGNKNDDPERKVVETEDAYKFAGQMGIQLFETSAKENINVEEMFNCITELVLRAKKENLAKQQQQQQNDVVKLTKNSKRKKRCC